The Methanoplanus sp. FWC-SCC4 genome has a window encoding:
- a CDS encoding DUF3427 domain-containing protein, translating into MRVIDIDSAEFIKFIINLLRNSGDVCLEEISDYDQKMLTMLYYSLYNSPIQNYNKVSDIFQTIFANEAVKDEILEILNYKYQNIDFVEKPLNLGFKTPLFLHCSYARNQIFSALDHYTLLNMPSHGQREGVIHLKDKNLDVFFITLNKTEKHYSPSTMYEDFAVNETLFHWQSQSTTSENSPTGIRYINHDSNGARILLFVREFKEVNNRAQPFICIGTARYVSHTGSRPMNITWRLDEDMPAKFLKSARKMILG; encoded by the coding sequence TTGAGAGTTATAGATATAGACTCTGCTGAATTTATAAAATTCATAATTAATTTACTTAGAAATTCTGGAGATGTTTGTTTAGAGGAAATCTCAGATTATGACCAAAAGATGCTTACAATGCTTTACTATTCCCTTTACAATTCTCCTATCCAGAATTATAATAAAGTTTCAGATATCTTCCAAACGATTTTCGCGAATGAAGCAGTGAAGGATGAAATATTAGAGATTTTAAATTACAAATATCAGAACATAGATTTTGTTGAAAAACCTCTTAATTTAGGATTTAAAACGCCTCTTTTCTTGCATTGCAGTTATGCAAGAAATCAGATATTTTCTGCACTTGATCACTATACTCTTTTAAATATGCCTTCTCATGGACAGCGTGAAGGTGTCATACATTTGAAAGATAAAAATCTGGATGTATTTTTTATCACTCTTAATAAGACAGAGAAGCACTATTCACCTTCAACAATGTACGAGGATTTTGCAGTAAATGAGACTCTTTTCCATTGGCAGTCTCAGAGTACAACCTCTGAAAATTCTCCTACTGGAATTAGGTACATTAATCATGACTCTAATGGAGCAAGGATTCTTCTCTTTGTAAGGGAGTTTAAAGAAGTAAATAATCGTGCACAGCCCTTTATTTGTATTGGAACTGCCAGATATGTGAGCCATACTGGAAGTCGACCTATGAATATCACATGGAGACTGGATGAAGATATGCCTGCGAAATTTTTAAAATCTGCCCGGAAAATGATATTAGGATGA
- a CDS encoding ArdC family protein, which yields MPSVYEIVQDRIIKQLESGVVPWQKTWQDMNPVNILTGKEYRGINRLLLAGHTHWGTFRQIREAGGSVRKGEKASGIVLFWSKTDTKKTVNDQGDDVIIMAERERPIVRYYPVFNFSQCEGIEPEAVAEITPVVSCEEIIKRNKHLNGIGSPSYSPDKDIVRMPPMDMFRSREDYYAAYFHELTHWTGHSSRLKRSGICKTSMFGSETYSREELTAEMGSAFLCAMCGIDTDPVRMNSASYIAGWLEHIREGSARDLISAAGDAQRAVDFLEMGRPSP from the coding sequence ATGCCTTCTGTTTATGAGATTGTGCAGGACCGGATCATAAAGCAGCTTGAATCCGGCGTTGTCCCGTGGCAGAAGACGTGGCAGGATATGAATCCTGTTAATATTCTGACAGGGAAGGAATACAGGGGAATAAACCGCCTTCTTCTTGCAGGGCATACACATTGGGGAACTTTCAGGCAGATAAGAGAAGCCGGCGGAAGTGTGAGGAAAGGGGAGAAGGCATCGGGAATTGTTCTCTTCTGGTCAAAGACCGATACAAAAAAGACGGTTAACGATCAGGGCGATGATGTAATAATTATGGCCGAGAGGGAACGGCCTATTGTCCGTTATTATCCGGTGTTTAACTTTTCCCAATGTGAAGGGATAGAGCCTGAGGCTGTCGCAGAAATAACGCCGGTTGTATCCTGTGAGGAGATTATTAAAAGAAATAAGCATCTAAACGGAATCGGTAGCCCGTCATACAGTCCGGATAAGGATATTGTCAGAATGCCCCCTATGGATATGTTCAGGTCACGGGAGGATTATTATGCAGCGTATTTTCATGAGCTGACGCACTGGACCGGCCATTCATCAAGGCTTAAACGGTCGGGAATTTGTAAGACGTCGATGTTTGGAAGTGAAACATACAGCCGCGAGGAGCTGACTGCGGAGATGGGATCAGCGTTTCTTTGTGCCATGTGCGGTATTGATACAGATCCTGTCCGGATGAATTCGGCTTCTTATATTGCCGGATGGCTTGAGCATATCAGGGAAGGATCAGCCCGTGATCTTATCAGTGCAGCCGGTGATGCACAACGGGCAGTGGATTTTCTGGAGATGGGAAGACCCTCTCCCTGA
- a CDS encoding DUF2080 family transposase-associated protein, with protein MDKIEITVSGYEVREKTATKSGNSCHVLLPQDWIGKRVKIILLDPVEDKKE; from the coding sequence ATGGATAAAATAGAAATCACTGTTTCCGGTTATGAAGTCAGGGAAAAAACAGCTACAAAATCCGGCAACAGCTGCCATGTTCTACTTCCGCAGGACTGGATCGGCAAGCGGGTTAAGATCATCCTTCTTGATCCGGTCGAAGATAAAAAGGAATAA